From Etheostoma cragini isolate CJK2018 chromosome 3, CSU_Ecrag_1.0, whole genome shotgun sequence:
ttaaaaacagagagagaaaactgagaaagacagacagactgaaagCTCTTGAGGTCAGAAGTAGAATTTCTTAATTGACAAAAGAACTAAAGTAACACTGAGAGGATATCAATTTTGGTGTTCCCCttcttacatttctttcttgTGGGTAACAAGAGAAAAGGGGAATTGGATATGTCacttcttttttgaaatactgtagTTTTTCATTGCTGCTTCAATGTCCCACAGTGACAGACGATAAGGACACAGTGAGAAGGTAAGACTCAATAATCTACTTTACAAGTGCATCTTCTAGATAGATTACCAGTCTAAGCTTGGCACAAAGATATTATTTGTTGTGGGAGACCTAATTAACATTAGCATGCACACTAAAACAGAATAATGTATTGGATATCTTGGTTTCCATAGCACCCGCTACTGGCCTCAGTGTTATTCTTAAGGTTTTCAATGCAAAGACAGCACCACCAGTTAGATATACTGTCAGACGGGTGGGAGGATTCAGAATGAACAGATACAGGGGTTAGTTGTTGGACACCTACATCCCTCTAAATGTATCTCTAAATTCTGAATGTAGACCTTACTAAGCAGTATGAACTGACATAACTATCAATTTTAGTAACCATTTGTCTAAATGTGGTGAAAGAGTGGTTACACCGTGTTTAGTGATTGTGTAATAAAAGGATTTAAATGCTCCTGAAAGTGTTAGAAAATGGCCTTAACTTCAATTCAGACAGAAAGGAACCTAAATGATCCGACTTAAGAACTAAAgtcagttaaaaaagaaagtgttgaaaaaaaaacataatcataTACACAGTAAGTCAGCTACAGTTCTTTTTGAGGAATTTACAGGAGGAAAttgcacatgtacagtatatgtttcgGAAACAACTTATTACACTGTTCCCTCTTTAGGTCATTAAGgttctgtttttggtttgaccggtttgtctgtctttcagcAGGATTCCAAAAAAAACTACTGGTCCGAattgtagcatgggccaagcaAGAACCATTTAAAATTTGAACCGGAGCTAAATCACGGGGCAGATACTAAATAGATTTGTTTCCCTTCTGTTAACATTGTTAGACAAGGCATGGCCGGCGGTCTGCGCTCTCCGAGTGACCTTTCACAATGTGACTTTACTGTGTATTTTCCTATGTATTAATCTTAATCTCAGTTTttcatctctcctctctctctctctctctctctctctctctctctctcccctcgaAAGGTCCACAGAAGATCAGAAGATGAACAACACACTGTCAAACACTTCCAAGTGTGTTCGGGATACCAGTCTCACAGCTGTGATTTTCCCCTGCCTATACAGCATTCTCTTTGTAGTCGCCCTGATACTCAATTCCCTGGCTGCATGGATCTTCTTCAGCATCCCCAGCTCCTCAACATTTGTGGTCTTTCTTAAAAATGTGGTAAGACCATGAGGGCTTTTGCTTTACACATTTTGTCtgtgtagaaaaacaacaacatgaagaaaacccTTCCTTAACAGGTGGTGGCTGACTTGCTGATGACCCTGACCATCCCCCTGAGAGTCTTAAGTGATGCAGGCGTGGGTCACTGGCAACTACGCGCCTTCCACTGCCGATACTCTGCCGTTCTCTTCTACATCACCATGTACATCAGCATCCTCTTGCTGGGCCTCATTAGCCTGGACCGCTACCTGAAGATAGTCAGGCCCCCCGGGAGGTGTGCCCTGCAGCGGGTTCGTGTTGGTCAGGTGCTGAGTGCTGCTGTCTGGGCAGTCATGTTGTCTTTAGCACTACCCAACGTCATCCTGAGCAACCAGCCGCCAAAGGTCTCTGGAGGCAGACTGAAGTGCACCTCCATGAAGAGCAAAGCCGGCCTCCTCTGGCATGAAGGATTCAACTACTTCTGTCAGGTAGCTATTATGTCAACACGTTCCAACGAATGGGTCCGTATGATGCAGTACGGAAATTAAATACAGGAATAAGTTGGCTTTTTGGAAAACATCAGGTTTGTTTAATTCATGCAAAGACTGAAGTGTAAATCACACATAATGTCGTTTTACATGGGTTATGTGTCCGACTATTCATTGGCCAAGAGCAAAGAccaaaaattgtttttacacttttttggaCAGATACAGCATGtcaacatgttaattagtgagcctCAGACGTGCTCTTATCTGGATTTTCTCACTGGACAGAGACAGGTTGTTTCCAATGTTTGTGCTAACCATATTTACTGCACCGACATGAGAGTGGCGTCAATGTTCCCAGCTAATTTTCAGCAATGCTAATGTCGTGTTGTTGTGTACTTGCAGGTGGTTTTCTGGGGCACGCTGGCCTTGATGGTGGTCTGCTACACGTTCATCAGCAAGAAGGTATATGAGTCATACAAAGCCTCAAAGATCAAATCTCGAGCAGTCAGTCGCAGAACCAAGGCAAGAGTTTTTGTTGTGGTGGGGGTGTTTTTCATATGCTTCGCCCCGTTTCACTTTGCCCGCGTTCCATACACTCTGACACAAACCGGCAGCATGGTTAGCCCTTGCCAGGCCCAGAATGCTTTGTACATCGCAAAAGAAACCACCCTGTGGCTGTCGGCCACTAATGTGTGTCTGGACCCGCTTATCTATGTGTTCCTGTGTAAGGTGTTTAGTAAAAGACTTGCAGCTGCTATCTGCTGTAAGCCACTCCACCCAGGTGCCATAGATTCTCACACAGCAACATCAACTCAAATGGAGATGTCACAGATTGGCCAAAGTAACGGACTGGCATATAATGAGCCGCCACAGCAGCATGCTGAACAATGAACAATGGAAAAATAATAACTGTAATTGTCGACGCTTAATGAAACACTGCCTGAAAGTGTATTTAAGTTGTAAATAGCTTTTGTTTTATCGCGAtgacaccttttttttaaaagctcaaaATAAAGCAAGTAGATCCAAAAATGTTGAATGGACAATGCTATGTTGATGGGAAAAAATATGCAATCATGTCTGAAGGCGGTCATGAACTTTCATGCCAACAATGAcaactgttttgtttctttcataCAGAACTAACCAAGCACTTCTGTCCCATGTTTTGCAAAGTCATCCAACACATTTCCTTAAGTGTCCTTACTGTCATCATCaacttcctcctcttctctaaTCTCATTCAAACTGCACTTTCCCTGTGCAAAACTTTGGCAAGAGGGTAAAATCTTGGCAGCACATGTTCTCCAATGATTACACCACACACTCAATGTGATCAGGCACTGAATGATGACAAAATGCAGACTGCAATAGATACTGCATAAAGCTATAATTTGTGTGCAATATGAAAAACAATAGTAATAAAATTCCCGCCTGCATGGCTTTCAACTTTTTATGCTGGCGGTTTGACTTTTTACATGTTGTTAGTTTAGAGAGATTGATGTGTGGAGTTCGCTGTGCAACAAAGGCCAACAGGAACTACACACTACTTTTGCTCTGCAGATTTTATTGTGATAACGCCGAGTATAACCAAATCTAAAAATGCTCTGTGAAGCTGTTAGCAAGTGCAAGTAGAGCATACAGTCTTTCACAATATTGCAGTAGCTTTACTGGGTCACACATTTTTGAATTGAACAAGAGAATAAAACAATCGGAATAAattgactttttcaaacaaTGCAACACCTCTGTTAAGATAATTATTTATCAGGAAATGGACAGTAGTATTTAAGGTGGGTGTCCTGATAGCTCGGTTAGCAGAGCGGGGGGCCATAAAGGTTTACTCTTCAAAGCAGCTGCGTGTCATTCTCCccactctctcctctttcatgtcttcagatgtcctgtcaaaaataaaggccgaaaatgCCTCAAAAGAATAtctatcaaaaataaataaataaaaagaaacactgaaGGAATCTTAAAGGTTTGTGTACTTATAAGTAGAGTCAGTTTTCACATGCACTCACAGCATAAGgacagaaaaatgacaaaaaaaagcctgCTTTATCAGCTTTTTCTATGAGTGAAAAGGAAGTCATAATACAAAAGTTGATGTTGTCTCCCACAAGGTCAGAAAGTGGCTCCCAGGATTTATCTTGTGAGAACGTCAGCAGTATTTTGGCTTTCTATCATGCAAACAGTTTaatattaacagaaacaaagaagagttgtttagtttttctgacAACCTCGAAGATGGCTTTCAGGACACGGATGAACTGCTTCTGCAGGATTAATGTCACCTCCTACCTGATTTACAACTGTGTCTACATTTGGGTCTGATTAATGTAATAATGAAATATGATCATGCTCCATTCCCACCCTCTGTCGGCTTAGACAGAAACTGATATTTGGGCAGGAAATTAATGAGCTACAGAGCGGTTGTAGCGGCGGCTGCAGTCGGGGAAAGGACCATTCGTCACCCTGAGATTAAATCCTCTGCCAGATGACCCTGCAGAACTGAATTATgagaaatttaaaatgacattcatGGGAATTAAATAACCCCAGCACATAATATTGCCTGGCAGTATGCACACACCCAAGTTGGGGGACAGGAAAGAGCCAGAAAAATTGGAGGCAGGTAGGTACTGACAGTTTCTTGATGAAACAAGATGGTAAAGCTCACATGTCAGAGACACCTGTCAAGTCTAGAAATTAATAAAAGGTTTCTTGTCAAAAAGCAGTCCCCAGATGGCTTTCAGGCAGCTTATTAAAGCTTAGTCTTAGGCTTtaggtcaaaaaagtcattttgacACACTGTTCAATTCATCAAGTttagtgaaaataataaaactgaacaGGTTTACCTCATCCTTCTCAAACACTAGTTGAATTGGGGGATTTAAGTTTTAGATCATCAtggatacacacatttacattactcTCAACTCACAAACAGCTAGAACTCAACAACATGCAAGTGCAAAGGTAGCCTTAACTTTGACATTCTCAAAGGCAGTAAAAGCCCGTCTGAGCTCATGTCCTTAAAATATGCAATGGTAAATGTTGGCCACCAGGGGTCAAATAATCTCCCAAAAGATTTCAGACACACTGCACTAAACTCTCGTTGCATAGTACATGGCAGTGGtccccaaactttttcagctaaagacccaaaagagaaatttggtgtctccccgggacccaaatttacggaacaaaaccatgaatttaaatgtatatgaagtatatttattccattataaaagtaaacaaaaacagaaaaggtctctattctcctttctgtgtctcacccctttctcaactcattttcttatcCCCTCCCATCATCTCTCAGTACTGACaccaacacttttttaaataatgctgacttgaatttaatgagatgtatgTGACTGGTTcaagatatcaaccagctgatctagtctgGGGTTCGGTTATTGAAAGTGcccttctgaggtcatgctgagcatttagtctgctctctgccaattggcgacccaactAAATGGGTCTGCGACACATTTTGGGTCCctaccctaagtttgggaaacattggtaTATGGCATTATGTCATTGCATTTTATCTGAGTCTTTACAGCTCCAGAATTTAGGGTAGGCCCTAATAACTTTCTGTGGGTTCATacacataaaaaagtgaaaaaagtggaTGCATCCATGTtgtaatggaaatttgtaaCATAAATGAATCTTCCCGTGCGCTATTGAAAACAAAACGATAAAATCTAACATAATATTTAAACCGCAAGCCTACTGATGGAGTTTGTAACACTTCTCATTGATAATTACCTTACTTTATATGGCTGGCAGTTAGCTAAGTCAAAGTACTATAGACTGTGGGCTATGTAAACTCTGTTAACTTTGCATGGTACCTATAACTCCAGGAATTAGCCGGTACCCATATGGGTTCAAGTACATCACAAAAGAATCAGAAAATCATAGCTCATTTTTGACCAGCACTAAAAGGCTGCATACAACTTCAAAGTCCCCAAAAGtacaaaccaaagaaaaatctttttcaACAAACCCTTTCTTAGAAAAACCAAATCATGAGACACCAAAGTTATTAGAATTATTAGAATTCAGTCTTTCCTGGTAAATGCTAGCCTGGATATCCAGATCCAAATTAAGAAAGATTAAGGATTAGAGTAGTTTGCTGACCAAATtcaaattgttaatttttattattgtttaactCTGGATTTCCACGGTAGGTAAATACAGCGCCACAGTGTATTTTCAGCGTGTCATGCACTCAACCCTATAGACCATAGACCgtatttatattaacggtctatgctatAGACACAGAACAAGATaatatgtttctgtgtctatGCTTGAACCCTTTGGTGTTTGTGGTAAGCTATATATAGCCTACCACAAACACCAAAGCCTAATAACCGCATGTCATTACTGCTGACAATGTAAAACTTCATCTTCTTTGATTTgtgatccattttttttattttagaaattaagAACATTACAAGCAAAAATAGGGACATAAGAACGTGTTCAAGGGCCAATAAATACTACAggaaagacgggagggagggaaacataaaaagacaaaacagaaagagtgacgtccataatttacaaatgatacatacatacatacatacataatatatacagaCACGCGGACGGACACAAGACGAGGGAGCAATACCATACGCAAACAGAAGTAAAGTGTTAGAAAATGTACAACGTCGTCATCCTTTAACATAACCGCAACGTCAACTACTCTTGAAGCGTTCGCTCAGTTGTGCGCGTTCCGGTGAAATGCTTGCACTTCTCCGCGGGCACGCGCCGGGCTACAAGCTACAAGGCTAACGCCACGTGACATTCCCGCCGTGTCATGTGACCGAACGACGTCCTCCAAGCTGCAGGCAACTTTCCCAAGCTGCGAATCCCGAGCAACCGAACATGGCGGACTACGAGGAGCAGCAGAGCCTGTTGGGAGATGGGGACGAGGGCTCGTCCAGCGGGGGACAGACAGCCGGGGGGGCCGGGGGAGCCGGGGGAGCCGGTAGACCGATGCTGGCCATCTGCGACCCCAGCCACTTACTGCACCGAGTCATTGTCCTGATATTCATGTGCTTCTTGGGATTCGGTAAGCAGTGACAAGCCCTAACTTTCTGAATGGTTATTGCGGAGATTTGTTCAATAAGTTATATTCGGTTAAAGTATTGTTTTAGTGTTGATACCCACCACGGCTTAACTAGAAGCTTTGTTAATGCAGTTACTTTGTTCCAGGAAGCTACTTCTGTTATGACAACCCGGCTGCACTTCAAACTCAAGTCCTCCAGGTGATTCATTCTCAGTAAATTACTGGTTGTTAAAAAATCCCATTAATCGCAGCACAGCTGAAATGTTGGACACGACGGTCCAACCAGAACAGTCTAATTAACCTCCTCCTAGATGATGCCAGTAGAGCGGTTTGTTTGCCTACGCACCTGTTTCACACCCAGATTGTAATGGTGAaaatcaaaaccaaaacagttgAAGTGGCTGACTCCCAATGACCCAATCTGATGAGCTTTCTCCCTGACTGTGCTAGGATCTGAGCCTGAACACTAAAGACTTCATGCAGCTGTATGCCTGGTACTCCTGGCCCAACGTGGTTCTCTGCTTCTTTGGGGGATTCCTGCTAGACAGGGTTTTTGGCATCAGGTACCAATAACTATTGAGTCAGTCTATTTTGAGTACACTGTACGCAACATTAtaagagaaagtgaaagagttGGTGTAGCTTTTTGGCTGGTCatctttcattgttttcttgtttgttttttataggCTGGGAACCATCATCTTTtccctgtttgtctgtgttggacAGGTAGGTTTACCTTCAAATCCAgatttgaaatgtattaaagaCCAACAGTAACATTCTAATTTTTAAAGCCCGACCAGTAACGGATTTCTAAGGCCATaatcaatacaaatatttggtgaattaaaaatccgatattccgatatatcggccaatataccgaatattttacaaaagcatATCCAGAAATGCGcaccaaaacataaacagatttccctaacattagttatttgtagttatttatgagtcctcataaaaatatgataatgcagtttaaaaataaatttatttgtttcagaacagaggaacataaaaaaaacataaaaaataaaatgtataaaaatacaaacttaagatatgaaacttgaAGTCCTTTTGAacgaaaacaacaaaaatccaaaaGTGTTGCCAACCGGGACGGTGTAGAGTGGACAAACTATCCAACGCTCATAACCTGGTTGAAGGGTGTTtcgtccatttttattttatttttttaaatattcctttatCAGACATTATAAATACCGATAGTTatccgccgatatatcggtctgGCTTTACTAATTTTGTATAATCTATGGGAATCAATAGGCACAGAAAATGGATAGCAATCCCATCAttttctttgctgtgttttAACTTTCCCAATCTGTTCAGGTCATTTTTGCTACAGGAGCCTTGGTAAATCATTTCTGGCTAATGGAAGTTGGACGTTTCATATTCGGGTGAGCGAATAAGTTTGCctttctgtattttacaaaacatcattttttacaTGCCAGGGTCCAGTTATTTGCACCTTTTACATTCGCATGATATCACCCCACACACCcggtaatgttaaaaaaaggagtcTTTAAAATAGGTCCGGGACCCTCTAcaccttccccccccccaccccgttTTCTTTTCCTGAGCAGTATTGGAGGAGAGTCTCTGGCCGTGGCCCAGAACACCTATGCAGTCAACTGGTTTAAAGGAAAGGAGCTTAATCTGGTGTTTGGCCTTCAGCTGAGCATGGCTCGCCTGGTAAGGATACAGAACATGGAGATATTCACGCTGTATATAAAACGCATGCTCTAAATGAGATTTGGAAAAACGTCTTTGCTGAAAAAGTTCTGAAGTAGGGAACATTTAACTCCCATGACTGATCAGCTGTTTCCGCTGTCAGCATCTTCCCGGATATTATATTCATTTGTCTCTGTATCTGGACAACATACAGAACAACTAAAACCTGCCCAGCAAATTCTTACAGACCTCTTTCAATTTTTCCATCGTACATGGGTTAACTGGCCAAGTTTCCTGTTTGCAACCACTACTTCTGTTTATTGGCAAATTAAAGTCATGTGGAGCCTGTAGCGCCAATCTCTGACTAAACTACGCTGTAGCCTAGTTTGTTTGCtcctagtctcgctttgccagagcctcctccaaagcgcgctgaaggagggtctggctactccacatagcattcggaTAGGgtaggaaaacatgctctggtttaatgtcatttctttaaaccaatcagaattgtcacGGGTACtgctaaactccgcacagagTCGCTGCAAAATAGAGAAAACCCTGActggacaaatagtctagctagctgtctcaggAGCAGTCGGCAATAGTCCTCATACATCCACCAAGTTTCAaattctaacacaaagaaaggagaATGAAACGGAAAGTCGAttcatccggcggaatttcctgcagcaccggagcaatcagGGAAGTGGAACCcgaaggatatagactaattTGCTCCAAACCAGTTGACAGAATGCgcttaatttgcttttttgttacatttttaaagtttgctTAAAATTTGCTCGACATTTGAATGGAAACACATTCACCCTCCTCTCCGCTCGTTTCAAGGGCAGCACAGTGAACATGAACATCATGGGCTGGGTGTACAGCAAAGTCTCAGACCTCGTTGGTTCTCCTGGACACACCGCACTGGGTGCATCACTCATGATAGGTAAATATCAAACGCTTtagccgggggggggggaaggcaGCCCTCCTCCCTGAAGGGGAACTTGAAATGTTAAACATGAAGAATCTGGTTACACATGCTTTTTCTCTGAGATGGTAGATCCTTTCTCAGTAACTAATGATCTCAGACagccagcagagacagagagaagtgtTATAGAGAACTAAAAGTGCTAGCGTCTGCTACAGATGCGTCACATGAGTTTGAAAAAGTGTCACTTCTTACAATTATCTCTCAAGTTACCTCTTAGGCATGCTAAAAGTGCTTCCACTTTTGCACAGCTAGCAGTTTGTGTAATTCCTTTTATAGCCCGGCTCCAGTGCCACTGTTACTCTGACCATTTAAGGTAAATTCATATGaacaaaatctttatttaaactTCTTGGTAATCTAATCACCTGAGTACAGCTTGAACTAACATTTCCTTACTTTCTTTTGGTCTCCTCTAAAATTACGTCTTTGATTTCTTCCTTCTCTCCGTAGCTGCTGTAACCTGCCTGTTTTCACTAATCTGTGCCTTGGTGTTGGGATACCTTGACAAAAGAGCAGAGAAGATCCTCCACAAGGAACAAGGCAAAACGGGTAATGTTTTCTAATATTGTGAGTGGGTTCCAAACCAcatgccttttctttttgctctcAGTATGTTCTGCAGCTTCCCTTACAAAGTACACACTGTATGCATGCAGTATGCATACAATAGGGACATCATACAGTGAGGGGGGGGGAGCATTTggtcccctgctgattttgtacttTTAGGCCACTAACAAAGAAATGGCCAGTCtgtaattttaatggtagatttatttgaacagtgagaaaaagaataacaagaaaatccagaaaaatgcatgtcaaaaatgttgtaaatttGCGATTTAAtaagggaaataagtatttgacccacTCTCCACCAGAAAGATGTCTGGCTTTCAGGTGTTTTTGATACAGGCAACAAGCTGAGATTAGAGCACAGtcttaaagggagtgctcctCCGGaaagaactgtcaatctccctcggcctggggctccatgcaagatctcaccttgtggagtttcaatgatcatgagaacagtgaggaatcgGCCCAGAACTACACACGAGGATCGATGGACGGGACCATGTACCGGCAAATCTTAGAtgagaacctccttccctcagccagggcaTTGAAAACGGGTCGTGGATAggtattccagcatgacaacgatccaaaacacacggccaaggcaacaaaagagtggctcaagaagaagcacattaaggtcctggaggggcctagccagtctccggACCTTAATCCCATaaatctgtggagggagctgaaggttCGAGTTGCCAAACGTCAAATACGTCAAACCTGGTGGCCAACCACAAGAAacgtctgacctctgtgattgccaaCAAGTACTATGTACTTATGTActcatgttttgcagaggggtcaaatacatattcattatttttcagtttttttttgttattctgtctctcactgttcagaTAAAATGACCATTAAAACGATGATCATTTcttgtacaaaatcagcagggcatcaaatacattttccccTCACTGTACTACTTCATCGCATTGTACCTTGAACTTTGACTCTCTTGCTCATGGATGCTGGGCAAACAATTGTGGGTCAGAAGAGCCAGAAAAGCATGCTTGCTTGCATACTGAAAGATTCAACAGGATGCACACGGACagcctacatttttttaaaattt
This genomic window contains:
- the mfsd1 gene encoding major facilitator superfamily domain-containing protein 1 isoform X1, translated to MADYEEQQSLLGDGDEGSSSGGQTAGGAGGAGGAGRPMLAICDPSHLLHRVIVLIFMCFLGFGSYFCYDNPAALQTQVLQDLSLNTKDFMQLYAWYSWPNVVLCFFGGFLLDRVFGIRLGTIIFSLFVCVGQVIFATGALVNHFWLMEVGRFIFGIGGESLAVAQNTYAVNWFKGKELNLVFGLQLSMARLGSTVNMNIMGWVYSKVSDLVGSPGHTALGASLMIAAVTCLFSLICALVLGYLDKRAEKILHKEQGKTGEVIKLTDVKDFPFPLWLIFIICVAYYVAIFPFIGLGQVFFIEKFNFSPAEARAVNSIVYIISAPASPLLGFVVDKTGRNVVWVMIAVVATLVAHMMLAFTFWNPWIAMSLLGVSYSLLACALWPMVAFVVPEHQLGTAYGFMQSIQNLGLALVAMAAGAILDTRGYLFLEMFFCICLCFALMAVVMLYLVNYLRGGELNLSAAARAKLQKEATSDAE
- the LOC117941798 gene encoding P2Y purinoceptor 13-like isoform X3, with the translated sequence MNNTLSNTSKCVRDTSLTAVIFPCLYSILFVVALILNSLAAWIFFSIPSSSTFVVFLKNVVVADLLMTLTIPLRVLSDAGVGHWQLRAFHCRYSAVLFYITMYISILLLGLISLDRYLKIVRPPGRCALQRVRVGQVLSAAVWAVMLSLALPNVILSNQPPKVSGGRLKCTSMKSKAGLLWHEGFNYFCQVVFWGTLALMVVCYTFISKKVYESYKASKIKSRAVSRRTKARVFVVVGVFFICFAPFHFARVPYTLTQTGSMVSPCQAQNALYIAKETTLWLSATNVCLDPLIYVFLCKVFSKRLAAAICCKPLHPGAIDSHTATSTQMEMSQIGQSNGLAYNEPPQQHAEQ
- the LOC117941798 gene encoding P2Y purinoceptor 13-like isoform X1; this translates as MALVFATTTATAATATELTEAGGLARSRTSSSADNWNRKQGRKGSFTRRKTGKHIGIVTRQPHSSSRDHPLSTEDQKMNNTLSNTSKCVRDTSLTAVIFPCLYSILFVVALILNSLAAWIFFSIPSSSTFVVFLKNVVVADLLMTLTIPLRVLSDAGVGHWQLRAFHCRYSAVLFYITMYISILLLGLISLDRYLKIVRPPGRCALQRVRVGQVLSAAVWAVMLSLALPNVILSNQPPKVSGGRLKCTSMKSKAGLLWHEGFNYFCQVVFWGTLALMVVCYTFISKKVYESYKASKIKSRAVSRRTKARVFVVVGVFFICFAPFHFARVPYTLTQTGSMVSPCQAQNALYIAKETTLWLSATNVCLDPLIYVFLCKVFSKRLAAAICCKPLHPGAIDSHTATSTQMEMSQIGQSNGLAYNEPPQQHAEQ
- the LOC117941798 gene encoding P2Y purinoceptor 13-like isoform X2, which codes for MALVFATTTATAATATELTEAGGLARSRTSSSADNWNRKQGRKGSFTRRKTGKHIGIVTRQPHSSSRDHPLSTEDQKMNNTLSNTSKCVRDTSLTAVIFPCLYSILFVVALILNSLAAWIFFSIPSSSTFVVFLKNVVVADLLMTLTIPLRVLSDAGVGHWQLRAFHCRYSAVLFYITMYISILLLGLISLDRYLKIVRPPGRCALQRVRVGQVLSAAVWAVMLSLALPNVILSNQPPKVSGGRLKCTSMKSKAGLLWHEGFNYFCQVVFWGTLALMVVCYTFISKKVYESYKASKIKSRAVSRRTKARVFVVVGVFFICFAPFHFARVPYTLTQTGSMVSPCQAQNALYIAKETTLWLSATNVCLDPLIYVFLCKVFSKRLAAAICCKPLHPGAIDSHTATSTQMEMSQIGQSNGLAYRTMEK
- the mfsd1 gene encoding major facilitator superfamily domain-containing protein 1 isoform X3, which translates into the protein MADYEEQQSLLGDGDEGSSSGGQTAGGAGGAGGAGRPMLAICDPSHLLHRVIVLIFMCFLGFGSYFCYDNPAALQTQVLQDLSLNTKDFMQLYAWYSWPNVVLCFFGGFLLDRVFGIRLGTIIFSLFVCVGQVIFATGALVNHFWLMEVGRFIFGIGGESLAVAQNTYAVNWFKGKELNLVFGLQLSMARLGSTVNMNIMGWVYSKVSDLVGSPGHTALGASLMIAAVTCLFSLICALVLGYLDKRAEKILHKEQGKTGEVIKLTDVKDFPFPLWLIFIICVAYYVAIFPFIGLGQVFFIEKFNFSPAEARAVNSMQSIQNLGLALVAMAAGAILDTRGYLFLEMFFCICLCFALMAVVMLYLVNYLRGGELNLSAAARAKLQKEATSDAE